GAAAAGATCATTATCCTTGGCGGCGGTCCCAACCGCATTGGCCAGGGCATCGAGTTCGACTATTGCTGCGTCCACGCCGTTATGGCGTTATCAGAGATTGGCTATGAAACCATCATGGTCAACTCCAATCCGGAAACCGTCTCCACCGATTACGACACCGCAGACCGGCTTTATTTCGAACCGCTGACGTTCGAAGACGTTATGAACATCATCGAGGCGGAAAAACCCAAGGGGGTCATCGTCCAATTCGGCGGCCAGACGCCGTTGAAACTCGCCGTTCCTCTCGAACGCGCGGGCGTTACGGTTTTGGGCACGTCGCCGGATTCCATCGACCTGGCGGAGGATCGCAAACGCTTCGGCAAGCTCATCGAAGATATGAAAATCGAGCAGCCGCCCAATGGAACCGCCACTTCCTTTTCCGAAGCTAAAGAGATCGCCCAACGATTAACCTATCCTGTTCTTGTCCGCCCTTCTTACGTCCTTGGAGGCAGGGCGATGGAGATAGTATACGACGAAAAAAGCCTCTCTACTTACATGGCAAAAGCCGTGGACGCTTCCCCGGAGCATCCCATTCTCGTCGATAAATATCTCGAAGACGCCATCGAAGTGGATGTGGATGCCGTCGCCGATGAGGAAACAGTCTGTATCGGCGGCATTATGGAACATATCGAATATGCGGGCATCCATTCCGGCGACAGCGCATGCGTCATTCCGCCGCGCACGCTCTCTTCCAAGACGATCGAAACGATCTGCCGCCAAACGAAAGACCTCGCTAAGGCGCTGAGCGTAAAGGGTTTAATGAATATCCAATACGCCGTTACCCGGCGGGACGGACAGGAAAAAGTTTATGTTCTCGAAGTGAATCCCCGCGCTTCCCGCACGGTTCCCTTCGTCAGCAAAGCGACCGGCGTTCCCCTGGCCAAGATCGCGGCTCAGGTGATGGTGGGCGTTCCCCTTGCTTCATTCCATTTGCCCGAACTTCCGACAATCTCGCATATCGCCGTCAAAGAAGCTGTGCTTCCCTTCGTGAAATTTCCTGGCGTCGATACGCTTCTTGGTCCGGAGATGCGCTCCACCGGCGAAGTGATGGGCATCGATACTGATTTTGGACGCGCTTACGCCAAGGCGCAGGCGGGAGCGGGCATGACCCTTCCTTCCTCGACGCCATCCGCCGACAAGCGGCAGGTAGTAATTAGCGTCAACGATCGCGATAAACCCGCTATTCTCGATTCCGCGCGCCGGTTGGAGGGGATGGGTTTCGAAATTTTATCTACAGGGGGTACCTGTACTTATCTCCAGGAGCAAACGGTTGCGTGTAAACGAGTTTATAAAGTGCTGGAAGGCCGTCCGAACATTGTGGATATTTTAAAAAACGGCAATGTTGCGCTGGTAATAAATACTCCAATGGATATGGAATCCGCCTATGACGAGCGCGCCCTTCGCCGCTCTGCGTTGGAGCAAAACGTGCCCTATGTTACCACTGTAGCCGCCGCCCGCGCCGCAGTGCTGGGGATTCAGTCCAATTTGAAACAAAACCTTCAAGTGAAGGCGTTGCAGGAGTATTTTAAGAATGATGAATTGTGAATTAAAAATTAAAAATTAAGAATTAAGAATTAAGAATTAAGAATTAAGAATTAAGAATTAAGAATTAAGAATTAAGAATAAGGGGGAGACGACCATCAATGAGCGCTTTCGACAAAAAAATCGCATTCGTAGGCGGAGGGAATATGGCGGAAGCCGTTCTTTCCGGATTACTTCGCAACCATACCGTCAGCGAGGGGGAAATTCTGGTTTCCGAAAAATCGCCTGAACGCCGCGCCTATTTGGATACGACCTATCGCGTGGAAACTGTGTGGGATAATTCCCTCGCTCCCCAGCGGGCGGCTACGGTTTTTCTGGCTGTCAAACCTCAAATCCTGGCGGAAGTGAAGGATGAATTGCGTGGGGGACTTACGGATAATCATCTCGTTATTTCCATCCTGGCTGGAATGAGCCGGGATCGGCTGGGCGCGGCGCTGGGTCATCCCGATCGCATCGTAAGGGTGATGCCTAACCTTCCCGCCCTGTTGGGAGCGGGAATCAGCGCTATCACTTTTCCCGAAACCTTGGAGGAAAGCGACCGCCAATGGGTGCGGCAAATCCTGCAATCCGTCGGCTATATCGTGGAAGTGCAGGAGCCGCTTCAGGACGTCGTTACCGCCGTATCCGGCAGCGGTCCCGGCTATATCTTCTTTCTGGCGCAGCATTTCATCGCCGCCGCCGTTTCTGAGGGATTGCCGGAAGAGACGGCGCGCAAACTGGTTACTGAAACTCTGGCCGGTTCCGCCGAACTCTTGCGCCAGCGGCCTGATTCCCCGGCGGAATTGGTGCGCAAAGTCGCCACGCCGGGCGGAACGACCGAAGCGGGACTTACCGCCTTGAAAGAGAAGGATTTGCCGGGGATGATTCACGAAATGGTAGCCCGAGCCGCCAACCGCTCCCGCGAGTTGAACCGAGGGTGATTAATAAGGCTGCAAGCTCCTGCGCTTCTTTTCTTATCAAGACGATGGGTTTTTGCCGCGCAGCCTATACAATATTTTTCTGTTGGGAACTGAAACCGCCGCTTCGGATAATAATCGGTATTTTCCAAGAGTATCCTATTAGGGGGTCTTGCCTCTCCCCTTTTTGAGGATAACGTATTATAGTTTAGTTTTAGGAAGGCAGCGGCCAAGTTGACGATGAAAATCGCTTGTGTTACCTTCCCGCAGTGAAATAGCGCAAATGACAGTAAAGGATATAAAAACCATGAGCGGAAAAAAAATTGGATCGGTCATTTTCTACTTATCTTCTTTACTATGTGCTTCTTTGCTGTGGATTCCTGGTTCGGCGATGGCTCAATACCCCGGCATGAGGGGCGGCATGGGCATGGGCGGCGGTTATGGAATGATGGGGGGCATGGGCATGGGCATGTATGGCGGGGGTTTCGATGGAACCGGCGGTTCTCCCACCATAGCGACCGTCAAATATGGAGAGAAAGTTTATGACGCTGTTTTCGGCGATCTTCTGGAATATAAAGTCTACTACATCCAAGTATTAGCCGATTCCGTCGGCAAGGATTATTACGATGACGGAACTCATGGCGACGAAGTCGCCTTCGACGGCATGCCCAGCCTTATTTATATTACCAGGGATTCTTATTTGGGGCCGTTCTCCATTAAATATAAGCATCAGTTGGAAAACATGTTGAAGCAGACGCAGGAGATGGGTCCGCTTCTTTTCTACAATTTGAACGTCGCCACAAAAGATCCCGAATCGAAAGTGGAGAAGATTAAAGACCGCAACAAGCAGATGGAATCGGAAGTCCTCGAATTCATTAAGGGGCAATTGGCTCAATTCGAAGGATACGACGATGAAAAATACGTGAAAGCCATCGATCCCACGCTCTTTGAATCGTTGGAGGGATTCGGCGGCTTCGATACGGGATTTTCGGCGGGCGGATATCTGCCCGATATGCCGCAGCCGCCGGGCTTGCCGCAGCCGGAAATGGGTCAAACCCCAACAGAAGATGTGGTAAGTCCGCAAAGTCCGCCTCCGGCTCGTCCGCAACGATCGGGACCAGCGGGCGCTCTGGATCGCGTGGGCGATACGTTGAGCGGATTAAGCGCACAGGAAGCCGCGAACGAACTGCCATAGGGAATCGGTTTTCAAACAATTCGCGAATAAGCCATGCGATTTTACACCCGGCGGGAACAACTAGAGGCTAAAATAGGCGGGGCGATCGCCTGCGATTGCCCTGGCTGTTTTTTTCTGTTAAAAAGATTAGCAGTATAGGCTTTTCTCGAAAAGAGAAAGCCGCAAGAGGCGATTTTCTTATGTCGACGTGGAATCAGAAAGAGAAAGAAGAAATCGAGTTCCGAATTCAAGCCATACAGAAATTTTTAGAATTCTGGATCCGGTATGACGAATTGTTTCAACACGCTTTTCATGAAGGATTGGACAATGTAACGCAGGAACACGAGATCGAGTTTATGAAACTCAAGGCGCAATTGGCGCGAAGACATCAATATCTTCTGGAATACTTGGGGAAAGAATATGATCGCGCCGAACCCGTTACTCCTTTTTTGTCCGATACCGTTACCTTGAGGAATATGGTGGGCATCCATCACGATTTTTACAAAAAACTGCGGTTGCAATGGCATGCCACCATGCTGCGTCTCAATGAGGCTTTGGGATACTTGATGACTCATCTCGAGTTGGAGACGCCGTTGGAAGTTTGAACCTTTTTGGTCAATGAAGCGGGGACTATCCATCGCACTGACTGTCAATTCGCACTAAGAGGAGATTGTTTTATGAATCCGCCACTGTCAAGGAAATGGTTGCAATTTCTATTGATTGCCTTAATTCCGATGTTATTCGCTGTGGGGTGCGCCAAGCGCGATGCGCAAAAAAGCCTAGACGCCGCCAACGTCGCCAAGGAAGAATCTTCCGTAGCCCAGGCGCCTCGCTACGCTAAAAAGACTTTCGACGACGCCAATAATTTGCTGCGCCGCGCCCAATCGGAATTCGATCAAGGCGAATACAAGCAATCCATCGAAACGGCGGGGCAAGCCGTCGCCCGTTTCGAAGCCGCTAAAATCCAGGTTCCCCAAGTCAAAGAGCGCGTCGATACTCAGATGGGGAAAATTAAAGACGCCATCGCCTCGGCGGAAGAAAACGTCAAAAAAGCCCGCGAGACGGGAACTCCGGAAGCCGTCAATCCCGTGGATGCTCTCGTAACGCAGATTAAAACCCGCTCCGATGAAGATTTAGCCAACGAAGTCGATCAACAAAAACTGGACAATTTCCTCGCTGAGGTCAATCTGGTCGTGGCGCAGACGGAGGCGCTGGCGAACGCCCACCTTCAACCCCAAGCGGCGCAAGCCAAGCAGGAAATTCAACAATTGGTTTCCGACGCGCAGATGCTCAAAGCGGATGCCCATGTTCCGGATAAATACAATGAAGTGATGGAAAAAATCAAAGCCATGGATTCCGCCGAGCGCGACGGAAAATGGCAGGATATGATCACTATCGCCGGCGAGGTTCGTCAACCGCTCAACGAAATTATCTCCGCCGCCCAAGAAAAAGCGGCCGGCGACATCCTGCAGGAGATCCTGGGCGAAATCGCAAAAGCTAAACAATTGAGCGTTCCGGATGTAGAAGCCTACAATACGTCGGTCGCCCAGGCCGAGGAAACGCTGAAAACCGGTCAAACGGAACTGCAAAATCAACAATACGCCAACGTGATCGCCGCCGCCAACGAATGCCGCCGTCTGCTGTCGGCCGCCAACGAGTCTCTCGGCGGGGTGGCTCAACAAAGCGTCGATAAAGCGGATGCCAACGTACAGGAAGCGATCGCTAAAGAAGCTCCGAAATACGCTCCCGCCGTCCTCGCCCAGGTGCAGGAAGCCATTGCGGGCGTGAAAGACTTGATTCAAAACAAGCAATTCGCCGCCGCTTACGCCAACGCGAAAAAAGTCGAACAAGCCAGCCTGCAAGCCATCGCCGCCGCCCGCAGCGGCAAGGCTCAAACCGCTTTGGCGAAAGTGGAAGGGCCTTTTTCCATTCTCTATGGACAGGGCGGCTCCCAGTACGCTTCCGAAGCTTATTCGAAAGTGGAAGCGGCGGTGAAGGACCTTCGCGATAAAATGAAATCCGGCGAATACGAAGCCGTGGAATCCGGCGTGGACGCCGCCGCCGCCCTGGCGGACGAAGGCATCAAAGCCTTGGAGAAAGCGGCGGGCGATTTCATCGCAAAAACGCAAACCGCCTTGGATGACGCCAAAACGGCTAAGGCGACCGAATGGGTTGGCATGCAATACGCCAACGCCGTCAATTTGAAAGCGGCCGCTGCGGAAGAACTGAACAAGCAGCGTTTTCTTTCCAGCATCCGCAAATCGGAAGCCGCCATCCAAGCCGCCAAAGAGTCGGAAGGCAAAGCCTATCAACTGCAATCGAACCAAAATTTAAACAAAGCCAACGATTTTATGATCCTGGCCAAGCAAGCCCGTCAGGATCAACTCAGCCCTCTCGCCTATCGCAAAGCGATGGAAGCGCGTGAGGAAACGACTGCTCTTATCGCCAAAAAAGAATTTAAACCAGCTTACCAGAAATCCATCGAAACCGCCCAATTATCCGAAGATGCATTGAACAATTTAGTTATCGCGGCGCGCAATAAAACCGATTCCGCTCTCCAAGCCCAATCGATGACCTATTCCGAGCCGGAAATTCAAAATGCGCTTTCTCTTCTCAATCAGGCTGAAGAGGCGCAAAAAGCGCATCGCTACGAAGACGCCAATCGATTGGCCATCGAATCGGCGCAATGGGCGGAAAAGGCGGAATATTTTACGTGGAAGCAGCGCAGCTACGCCCTTTTGAAAGAATTGGAAGGCATGAAAGAACAACTGGATCGCCAGTTGGCTCCCGAAAAGAAGCCTTCCCTTTACAGCCAGTCCCTGGTTAGCCTCGCGGAAGCTAAAGTCAAGCAGATCGATCAGGAATATAAAGCCTCCTACGAACATGCCGACGCCGCTTGCCAGGCGAGGGATCAAATCTATGCGGGGATGAAGGAAGACCTCGAACGCAGCGCGGCGGAGTACAGCCAAACAGCCTCTTGGATCGGCGAACACGCTCTCGACCAGGAAGGCCGGGAAATCAAAACCGGCCTCCTCGACGGCGTAGCCGAATTGCAGCGGTTGATCTCTCTCCAGGATTGGAAAGCCGCGTTCGCCAAGGACGAAGAGGTAAGAATAATCTCCCAAAAAACTACGGCGAAAACGGAAAGCCGCAACCGCTCCATTCTCGCATATCAATTAAAGTCGGAATTGAAGCCGTATGAAAAACAGGACGCTCTCAGCATTGTTCCCGAACAAGCCCAAGCGTTGAACGGCGCTTTGAAATCCCTATCCTCTCCCCAGGAAGGCGAGACCTACGCCGACGTTTACAAAAAATACGAAGAAGCCGTAAAAACGAAGGAGAAATTGCCCGAAAGCATTCAACAGCTAGCGGCGCAGCGGACGGAAGAGATCGGCTCGACGCTAAAGGAAGCCCAGGATGCGGGCGCGTTGAAGTATTATCGGGATTGGTTCCGGACGCTTTCCTCCGATCTCCAATGGTTGCGCAATTCTGTGCGGGGCGATGACTACAAAGGCATAGCGACGCGGCTGAAAAAACTGGAAAAAGAAGCGCCTGAAATTCTGGTCTCGACGAAGACGGCCGTCGAAGAAGACAATTATCTGCAATCTTTGAACGACTTCCTGAAAAGGATGAATACTACGCTGCAGGATTTCGGCTTCATCGGCGCCATGCCGAGAGATTTGATTCTCGCCGCCCGTTCGACGGAGCATAAACTGGACGAAACCTTAACCGATATGTACCGCGCCTTGCAAGGCAAACTTACGGCGAAGAATTTTCTATTGAACGCGCAAAGCCTGGAAGAAAGCGTCAAGGAGATGGCTCCGCCCAAGTCGTTGGAATCTTTCCATAAAAAAGCAATTGCTTCCTTTACCCACTTCCGTAAGGCGGCGGAAGGCTTTTATCACTATGGACAGAGCGACGCCTTTGATCTTAAATACCGCGAACGAAAACTTGACGCGTCGTTCGATCATCTTTACAAAACGCGGGATATCAACGAAGATTTGATGTTCGTTATCGATTCTTTCCGCAAAATGGAACCCATGGAGAAGTTTTATTGGGACCTGCGGCGGTACGAAAACAAAGTCGGCGATTTCTATTTCTCTTACGAAACGGAATAATTTCGCCGAACGATTGAAATGCGCTCTGGTTTGCGCCTTTTACGAACGAAAACGAATGGAGCAAGACGCAAACAGGTGGGGAACTTATGACGTTCATTGATTACATCGAGTATGGCGTAGGCCTAGCAATACTGGTTTTCATCGCGTTTGTTGTCGTAAGTCTCGGATGGTTCAATAAAGAGTGATGAAAAAGAACGTTCGGAATCCGTTGCGTCTTGCAGCCGCCTCCCAAAGAAGGCGATGCGGCAAGCCATAATTCGCAAATTTTCGAGATTTTTCTTGTTGCATAAGTCATGGGTTTAAGTTGGTTGTTTCGTTCTCTCTCAATCCTCTCTTTTCTTATGGAGAGGGGAAAAATGATGAAATTGAAGGGTATAGACGATATGGAACGAGGAGGGGAGCATTCTTCTCCGCGCATCGCTTCCGAAAAAAAATAATTAAAGGCGATTCTTCTTATGGTTGCTGACGTTCCAGCGGAAATCTTGATCCAACGTTTGCAGGAATATATCAAACTCTGGCAGAAATATATGGTTTATTTCGAAAGGGCGCTCGCTTCGGAGGAGGTAACTCCGAACGACGAGAAGGATTTTCGCGCTCTCCAGGTCGAATTGACCCGTAAAGCCCAGTTTCTCAGTATGGCCGTTCCGGAAAAAGTATTCGATTTATGGAAGGATATCAAAAAGCTATTACTGGATACTCCTTCTCTATACATCCTTAAGCGCGAAGTCCCCATCCGCATTGCCGCTTTCAAAACTCTGTGGCACGATGTTTCCATCGCATTAAATCAAAAGCAAGGGCTTTTGCGTACGGTTCTCGAAGAAAGGGATTTGAAGAAAAGGGGCGCTAAGCGGAGCAAATAAGGCGGAGAAGACCGGTTCGTTCGATTCGAACTACACTGTCATTAATGTTTTTTTCCGAATATAGAATGGTGTCGAGCGTTTTCGGGGGATCATTACGTTCTCTCGATAGAATTGGCGGCGTACGATTTCAAGTTGTTTCCTCTCCCTCACCTACTTCTAAGTCGATATAATCGTCCAGATGGCATTTCTCGAAAAGCGTCATTAAGATGGGATTTACGACCACTTTCAACCTCCCTTTTCGCTTGTCGATTTCCGACTTCGTTTTGACAACGACGCCGATGCCAAAACTGTCGATATAATCGATCTGCGTTAGGTTGAGAATAATATCCGTCATGCCGTCGGCGATCGCTTTATCGATATGCCGTTGCAATCCTTTAGCATTGGTGATGATCAAATCGCCAATGGCGCTGACTTGAAAGCATTCGTCCGTTTTGATTTCTTTTACGATTAATCCTTCTGAGCTCATCAGTGCGCCTTTCTCAACCATTCGCTCTATACAATATTATCCAGTAAATATCCACGTTTGACAAACGCTGCGCTTCCCTTTCTTTCCATCCGGCAGGGGTAACGCCGTCATACGATCTCGCCGCCGCTGCTTCGGCTTGTCCTTTTAGCCAACGAAAAGGAGATTCCAAACGGAGATAGAACAAAAAGCTTCGCGCCATGGAATACTATTATCCCGAATTCAACCGCCTTCTGTCCAGGGGATTCTTGCTAATCCGCGGAAAAAGTTAGCAATGACGCAAATATTATGCGTTGTCTCTTCGCTTTCCGGCCCGGCGCCAGTCTTCCGCCTGTTCGCTGAGCAAAAGACCGAGGAGGAGATGCAGGGGAATATAGATTTGGCTGAATAGATCCCAATCGATCCAGCCTAAATCGGGATGCCATAAAGTATGCCAGAACAATCCGATCGCGCTGCAAAAAAGGAGATAACGCTTGAAATCTCCGTCTATCATGCGCCGGAAATAGAAAAGCAGCGGCCATTCTGCGGGCAGGATGCCAAAATAGGATGCGCAGAGGTGAAAATAGGTTTTGACGTAGAGATGAATCCACGTGAAAAAAGTAAAATGCTGGCCTTTCCGGTTGATTTTGAACCAGGGCACCAATCGTCCTATGTTGATGTTAATTCCTTCATGGGGCAAAGCCGTATTCAATAGAAGATAACCGCCGATATAGAACAAAAACGGCAATAGGAATTCGTAGGGACGATAATCCTTTTTCT
This genomic stretch from Candidatus Omnitrophota bacterium harbors:
- the proC gene encoding pyrroline-5-carboxylate reductase; this encodes MSAFDKKIAFVGGGNMAEAVLSGLLRNHTVSEGEILVSEKSPERRAYLDTTYRVETVWDNSLAPQRAATVFLAVKPQILAEVKDELRGGLTDNHLVISILAGMSRDRLGAALGHPDRIVRVMPNLPALLGAGISAITFPETLEESDRQWVRQILQSVGYIVEVQEPLQDVVTAVSGSGPGYIFFLAQHFIAAAVSEGLPEETARKLVTETLAGSAELLRQRPDSPAELVRKVATPGGTTEAGLTALKEKDLPGMIHEMVARAANRSRELNRG
- a CDS encoding STAS domain-containing protein, with protein sequence MSSEGLIVKEIKTDECFQVSAIGDLIITNAKGLQRHIDKAIADGMTDIILNLTQIDYIDSFGIGVVVKTKSEIDKRKGRLKVVVNPILMTLFEKCHLDDYIDLEVGEGEETT